In Brevundimonas subvibrioides, a genomic segment contains:
- a CDS encoding AbgT family transporter, which translates to MTDVTPDGMPPAKGFLGLVERTGNSLPDPVFLFLWFILALIVLSMVGAGLGWATVNPVTGDALQAQSLLSTDNLSKLFIDMPKTLAAFPPLGIVLTVVYGAAVAERAGLFTTAFRGMLLNAPRFILTPAVAVTGMVSHHASDAAYVVVIPLAAVIFSAAGRHPLAGLAAGFAAVSGGFAGNLFPGASDALILGITESAARLIDPAYSVTIAGNWFFSIGMVIVFTPIIWFLTDVVIEPRLKGRSPILPGRANLDDKVPLTAAEKRGLAFAGLALLAMATLWAAITVLPGSPFVDAEAEPNQRFNPLYQSLVAFFAILFFLAGGAYGVGAGTVRSHRDLVVMMRDGIAQMAPYIVLAFFAAHFVAMFNWSGLGPILAVGGAEYLKSVALPTPLLLIAVVLVSCFFDLFIGSASAKWSALAPIVVPMFMLLGISPEMTTAAYRMGDSVTNIATPLMSYFPLILTFAQRWDPRFGLGSLLASMLPYAGSFLVAGLIMVAAWVALDLPLGPGVGVHYQTPLPVAGPVIAG; encoded by the coding sequence ATGACCGACGTAACCCCCGACGGCATGCCGCCCGCCAAGGGCTTTCTCGGGCTTGTCGAGCGCACCGGCAACAGCCTGCCCGATCCCGTCTTCCTGTTCCTATGGTTCATCCTCGCCCTGATCGTGCTCAGTATGGTCGGTGCAGGCCTGGGATGGGCGACGGTCAATCCGGTGACGGGCGATGCCCTGCAGGCGCAGAGCCTGCTCTCGACCGACAATCTCTCAAAGCTGTTCATCGACATGCCAAAGACCCTGGCCGCCTTCCCGCCCCTGGGGATCGTGCTGACGGTCGTCTATGGTGCCGCGGTGGCAGAGCGCGCCGGTCTGTTCACGACCGCCTTTCGAGGCATGTTGCTGAACGCCCCCCGGTTCATCCTCACACCGGCTGTGGCGGTCACCGGCATGGTATCGCATCACGCGTCGGACGCCGCCTATGTCGTCGTCATACCCCTGGCGGCCGTGATCTTCTCGGCGGCTGGTCGTCATCCGCTGGCCGGGCTCGCGGCCGGGTTTGCCGCGGTGTCCGGCGGGTTCGCGGGCAATCTGTTTCCGGGAGCTTCCGATGCCCTGATCCTGGGCATCACAGAGTCCGCAGCCCGACTGATCGATCCGGCCTATTCCGTAACCATCGCAGGCAACTGGTTCTTCTCGATCGGCATGGTGATCGTGTTCACACCGATCATCTGGTTCCTGACCGACGTCGTCATCGAACCGCGCCTGAAGGGCCGCTCGCCCATCCTGCCCGGGCGGGCCAACCTCGACGACAAGGTCCCCCTGACGGCGGCCGAAAAACGCGGTCTGGCCTTCGCCGGTCTGGCGCTGCTGGCCATGGCCACGCTGTGGGCCGCCATCACCGTCCTGCCCGGCTCGCCCTTCGTCGATGCGGAGGCCGAGCCGAACCAGCGGTTCAACCCGCTGTATCAGTCCCTGGTCGCCTTTTTTGCCATCCTGTTCTTTCTGGCGGGCGGGGCGTACGGGGTCGGCGCCGGTACGGTGCGGAGCCACCGCGATCTTGTGGTCATGATGCGCGACGGCATCGCCCAGATGGCCCCCTACATCGTCCTGGCCTTCTTCGCCGCCCACTTCGTGGCCATGTTCAACTGGTCCGGACTGGGACCGATCCTCGCGGTCGGCGGCGCGGAGTATCTGAAGAGCGTCGCCCTGCCGACCCCGCTCCTGCTGATCGCCGTGGTGCTGGTCTCGTGCTTCTTCGACCTGTTCATCGGTTCGGCCTCGGCCAAATGGTCGGCGCTGGCGCCCATCGTGGTCCCGATGTTCATGCTGCTGGGCATCAGCCCGGAGATGACGACCGCCGCCTACCGCATGGGCGATTCCGTGACCAACATCGCCACGCCCCTGATGAGCTATTTCCCGCTGATCCTGACTTTTGCCCAGCGATGGGATCCCCGATTCGGACTGGGTTCCCTCCTTGCCAGTATGCTGCCCTATGCGGGGTCATTCCTCGTGGCCGGGCTGATCATGGTGGCCGCCTGGGTCGCCCTGGACCTGCCGCTGGGACCCGGCGTCGGCGTGCACTACCAGACACCCTTGCCCGTCGCAGGGCCGGTGATCGCCGGTTGA
- a CDS encoding NuoB/complex I 20 kDa subunit family protein, whose amino-acid sequence MEEGRAGMAIVAPSSPLPTAYGQGGRSTVEGYDPKIHDKFFEAVNTEIAEQGFLTASLDDVINWARTGSLMWMTFGLACCAVEMIQASMPRYDLERFGMAPRASPRQSDLMIVAGTLTNKMAPALRKVYDQMPDPRYVLSMGSCANGGGYYHYSYSVVRGCDRIVPVDVYVPGCPPTAEALIYGLLQLQKKIRRTGTIER is encoded by the coding sequence ATGGAAGAAGGGCGCGCTGGAATGGCAATAGTCGCACCATCGAGCCCGTTGCCTACGGCCTATGGCCAGGGTGGCCGTTCGACCGTTGAGGGCTACGACCCCAAGATCCACGACAAGTTCTTCGAGGCGGTCAACACCGAGATCGCCGAGCAGGGCTTCCTGACCGCGTCTCTGGACGACGTCATCAACTGGGCCCGGACGGGCAGCCTGATGTGGATGACCTTCGGTCTGGCCTGCTGTGCCGTGGAGATGATCCAGGCGTCCATGCCGCGCTATGATCTGGAGCGGTTCGGCATGGCCCCGCGCGCCAGCCCACGTCAGTCGGACCTGATGATCGTCGCCGGCACCCTGACCAACAAGATGGCTCCGGCCCTGCGCAAGGTCTACGACCAGATGCCGGATCCGCGTTACGTCCTGTCGATGGGAAGCTGTGCCAACGGCGGTGGCTACTACCACTACAGCTACAGCGTCGTGCGCGGCTGCGACCGTATCGTGCCGGTCGATGTCTATGTGCCCGGCTGCCCGCCGACGGCCGAGGCCCTGATCTACGGCCTGCTGCAGCTGCAGAAGAAGATCCGTCGCACGGGGACGATCGAACGGTGA
- a CDS encoding NADH-quinone oxidoreductase subunit C, whose protein sequence is MVAELQVDATVAYGELTLTCHRDRIVSVLTDLRDRFGFQQLLDVCGVDYPDRAERFDVVYHLLSLTRNARIRVKVTTDEVQPVPSVISVYPSAEWFEREAFDMYGMLFSDHPDLRRLLTDYGFQGHPLRKDFPMTGYVEVRYDEQQKRVVYEPVKLTQEFRNFDFLSPWEGAEYPADVLPGDEKAAQARAVGATAPSGGKA, encoded by the coding sequence ATGGTGGCCGAGCTGCAGGTCGATGCGACCGTGGCCTATGGCGAGCTGACGCTGACCTGCCACCGCGACCGGATCGTGAGCGTTCTGACCGACCTGCGCGACCGTTTCGGATTCCAGCAACTGCTGGACGTTTGCGGCGTGGACTATCCCGACCGGGCCGAACGGTTCGATGTCGTCTATCATTTGCTGAGCCTGACGCGGAATGCGCGCATCCGGGTCAAGGTCACGACCGACGAGGTCCAGCCGGTGCCAAGCGTCATCTCTGTCTATCCTTCCGCCGAATGGTTCGAGCGCGAGGCGTTCGATATGTACGGTATGCTGTTCTCGGACCACCCGGACCTGCGCCGCCTGCTGACCGATTACGGGTTCCAGGGGCATCCGCTGCGCAAGGACTTCCCGATGACCGGCTATGTCGAGGTCCGCTACGACGAGCAGCAGAAGCGGGTGGTCTATGAGCCCGTCAAGCTGACGCAGGAGTTCCGCAACTTCGACTTCCTGTCCCCCTGGGAGGGTGCCGAATACCCGGCCGATGTCCTGCCGGGCGACGAGAAGGCGGCACAGGCCCGCGCGGTCGGCGCAACCGCGCCTTCGGGAGGGAAAGCCTGA
- the nuoE gene encoding NADH-quinone oxidoreductase subunit NuoE yields the protein MSVRRLAKEQPASFAFSKETMKKVEWWIAKYPADRARSAVIPMLWLVQKQEGWVSEPAIRAIAEKLDMAYIRVLEVATFYTMFMLEPVGSAALIQVCGTTPCMLRGSGELMKVCKSRIGDKQTLSADGKFYWEEVECLGACVNAPMAMINDYYFEDLTAADLNQIIDDFAAGKTPKPGTRVDRVNSAPEGGPLTLTDPKLYDGSAAKKIKTLPNSEPVTA from the coding sequence ATGAGCGTTCGTCGTCTCGCCAAGGAACAACCGGCCTCGTTCGCCTTCTCGAAGGAGACGATGAAGAAGGTCGAGTGGTGGATCGCCAAATATCCGGCGGATCGCGCACGTTCGGCCGTGATCCCGATGCTGTGGCTGGTTCAGAAGCAGGAGGGCTGGGTGTCCGAGCCCGCCATCCGCGCCATCGCCGAAAAGCTCGACATGGCCTACATCCGGGTGCTGGAGGTCGCGACCTTCTACACCATGTTCATGCTGGAGCCGGTCGGCTCGGCCGCCCTGATCCAGGTGTGCGGCACCACGCCCTGCATGCTGCGCGGCTCGGGCGAACTGATGAAGGTCTGCAAGAGCCGGATCGGCGACAAGCAGACCCTGTCGGCCGACGGCAAGTTCTACTGGGAAGAGGTCGAGTGTCTGGGGGCCTGCGTCAACGCCCCCATGGCCATGATCAACGACTACTATTTCGAGGACCTGACCGCCGCCGACCTGAACCAGATCATCGACGACTTCGCGGCGGGCAAGACGCCCAAGCCCGGCACCCGCGTCGATCGCGTGAACTCGGCGCCGGAGGGCGGGCCCCTGACCCTGACCGATCCGAAACTGTATGACGGCTCGGCGGCGAAGAAGATCAAGACGCTCCCGAACTCCGAGCCCGTGACTGCATGA
- a CDS encoding NADH-quinone oxidoreductase subunit A translates to MNAFLLQYLPIVIFLGIATVLGLGFMVAAWVLAPSNPDSEKLSAYECGFNAFDDARMKFDVRFYLVSILFIIFDLEVAFLFPWAVSMFDLARPEMIFAFWSMMAFLGVLTVGFIYEWKKGALEWQ, encoded by the coding sequence ATGAATGCATTCCTCCTGCAATATCTGCCCATCGTGATCTTCCTGGGGATCGCAACGGTGCTGGGCCTCGGCTTCATGGTCGCCGCCTGGGTGCTGGCTCCCTCGAACCCCGACAGCGAGAAGCTGTCGGCCTACGAATGCGGATTCAATGCCTTCGACGACGCGCGGATGAAGTTCGATGTGCGGTTCTATCTGGTGTCGATCCTGTTCATCATCTTCGACCTGGAAGTGGCCTTCCTGTTTCCTTGGGCGGTGTCGATGTTCGACCTCGCGCGGCCTGAGATGATCTTCGCCTTCTGGTCGATGATGGCCTTCCTCGGCGTGCTGACCGTCGGCTTCATCTACGAATGGAAGAAGGGCGCGCTGGAATGGCAATAG
- a CDS encoding NADH-quinone oxidoreductase subunit D encodes MDDRKFTINFGPQHPAAHGVLRLVLELDGEVVERVDPHIGLLHRGTEKLMEARTYLQNVPYLDRLDYVAPMNQEHAFCLAIERLMGIEVPYRAQLIRVLYSEIGRILSHMLNVTTQALDVGALTPPLWGFEQREKLMVFYERACGARLHANYFRPGGVHQDLPMALIDDIGRWCAEFPTALADIESLVTENRIFKQRNVDIGVVSKEQALQWGFSGVMLRGSDIAWDLRKSQPYECYAELDFDVVVGKNGDCWDRYLVRVEEMKQSVHIMEQCIHKLRNCPGEPVMVENNKIVPPTRGEMKRSMEALIHHFKLYTEGFHTPAGEVYAAVEAPKGEFGIYLVSDGTNKPYRVKISAPGFRHLQAMDWMNRGHMLADVSAILGSLDIVFGEVDR; translated from the coding sequence ATGGACGACCGCAAGTTCACCATCAACTTCGGGCCGCAACACCCCGCCGCCCACGGCGTGCTGCGTCTGGTGCTGGAGCTGGACGGGGAGGTGGTCGAGCGTGTCGATCCGCACATCGGCCTGCTGCACCGCGGCACCGAGAAGCTGATGGAGGCCCGCACCTATCTGCAGAACGTGCCCTATCTGGACCGACTCGACTACGTCGCCCCGATGAACCAGGAGCACGCCTTCTGCCTGGCCATAGAGCGACTGATGGGCATCGAGGTGCCCTATCGCGCCCAGCTGATCCGCGTCCTGTATTCGGAAATCGGCCGCATCCTGTCGCACATGCTGAACGTCACGACCCAGGCGCTGGACGTTGGCGCCCTGACGCCGCCGCTGTGGGGCTTCGAGCAGCGCGAGAAGCTGATGGTCTTCTATGAGCGGGCCTGTGGCGCGCGCCTGCACGCCAACTATTTCCGGCCCGGCGGCGTGCATCAGGACCTGCCCATGGCCCTGATCGACGACATCGGCCGCTGGTGCGCCGAGTTCCCGACGGCGCTCGCCGACATCGAGAGCCTGGTCACCGAGAACCGCATCTTCAAGCAGCGCAATGTGGACATCGGCGTGGTGTCCAAGGAACAGGCCCTGCAGTGGGGCTTCTCCGGCGTGATGCTGCGCGGCTCCGACATCGCCTGGGATCTGCGCAAGTCGCAGCCCTACGAATGCTATGCCGAGCTCGATTTCGACGTGGTCGTCGGCAAGAACGGCGACTGCTGGGACCGCTACCTCGTCCGCGTCGAGGAGATGAAGCAGTCGGTGCACATCATGGAGCAGTGCATCCACAAGCTGCGCAACTGCCCGGGCGAGCCGGTCATGGTCGAGAACAACAAGATCGTGCCCCCGACGCGCGGCGAGATGAAGCGGTCGATGGAAGCCCTGATCCATCACTTCAAGCTCTATACCGAAGGCTTCCACACCCCGGCCGGCGAGGTCTATGCCGCCGTCGAGGCCCCCAAGGGCGAGTTCGGCATCTATCTGGTCTCGGACGGCACCAACAAGCCGTACCGCGTCAAGATCAGCGCGCCGGGGTTCCGCCACCTGCAGGCCATGGACTGGATGAACCGGGGCCACATGCTGGCTGACGTGTCCGCCATCTTGGGGTCGCTGGATATCGTGTTCGGTGAGGTGGATCGGTGA